A genome region from Deltaproteobacteria bacterium HGW-Deltaproteobacteria-2 includes the following:
- a CDS encoding glutamyl-tRNA reductase codes for MIVLTGLNHKTAPIAVREKIFAGCQEKKDLLPGLLAINGVEEVLYLSTCNRVEIVASVAEGGFALKELSGFLARNGNLTEAEAKGCFYEYRGEEAVRHIFRVASSLDSMVMGEAQILGQVKDAYREALEKYATGVVLNRLMHCSFRAAKRVRSETAIAVNPVSVSHAAVELAKKIFGSLSGKIILLIGAGEMAELTGQQLIEKGAQSIIIANRSLAQAELLAEKFHGEAVALDALDKKLIEADIVISSTGAPVFIVTADMLRKIHHQRKNRLLFLIDIAVPRDIEPAASALENVYLYNIDNLQDIVDENMNIRKKEAIKAEMIVDEEVARYINWQKELESVPTIVSLRNKAGEIVQSEMEKASGWMQNLNKEDQEKIDNLVNSVVNKVLHAPVTVLKEESSDISSRDIVAAVRRLFRLDG; via the coding sequence ATGATTGTATTAACAGGCTTAAATCATAAAACAGCACCCATTGCTGTCCGGGAAAAAATATTTGCCGGCTGTCAGGAGAAAAAGGATTTGCTTCCCGGCCTTCTGGCTATAAACGGCGTGGAAGAAGTGCTGTATCTTTCTACCTGTAACCGCGTGGAGATTGTTGCCAGCGTCGCAGAGGGAGGCTTTGCCCTCAAAGAGCTCAGCGGTTTTCTGGCACGAAACGGCAATCTTACCGAAGCCGAAGCTAAAGGCTGCTTTTACGAATATCGCGGCGAGGAAGCCGTGCGCCATATTTTCCGTGTGGCATCGAGTCTTGATTCGATGGTCATGGGCGAGGCGCAGATTCTCGGTCAGGTGAAAGACGCCTATCGCGAGGCGCTGGAGAAATACGCGACCGGCGTTGTTTTGAATCGGTTGATGCACTGTTCCTTTCGCGCGGCCAAACGCGTCCGGTCGGAAACGGCCATTGCCGTCAATCCCGTTTCGGTGAGTCATGCCGCGGTGGAATTGGCCAAAAAAATATTTGGTTCGCTTTCCGGCAAAATAATCCTGCTCATCGGCGCCGGCGAAATGGCCGAGTTGACAGGCCAGCAACTGATTGAGAAAGGAGCCCAATCGATAATTATTGCCAACAGGTCTTTGGCGCAGGCCGAACTGCTGGCGGAAAAATTCCATGGCGAGGCGGTAGCGCTGGATGCACTGGATAAAAAACTGATTGAGGCGGATATCGTCATCAGTTCCACCGGAGCGCCCGTTTTTATCGTCACCGCCGACATGCTCAGAAAAATTCATCATCAGCGCAAAAACCGTCTGTTGTTTTTGATTGACATTGCCGTACCGCGCGACATCGAACCGGCAGCAAGTGCGCTGGAGAATGTTTATCTTTATAATATCGACAACCTTCAGGATATTGTTGATGAAAATATGAATATCCGCAAAAAAGAAGCGATTAAGGCCGAAATGATTGTGGATGAGGAAGTAGCGAGATATATCAACTGGCAGAAGGAACTGGAATCCGTCCCGACAATCGTTTCTCTGCGCAACAAGGCCGGAGAAATTGTTCAGTCCGAAATGGAAAAAGCTTCCGGCTGGATGCAAAATTTGAACAAAGAAGATCAGGAAAAAATCGATAATCTGGTTAACTCCGTCGTGAACAAGGTTTTACATGCACCGGTAACGGTTTTAAAAGAAGAAAGCTCCGATATCAGCTCCCGCGATATCGTGGCGGCAGTGCGGAGACTTTTTAGGTTGGATGGATAG
- a CDS encoding 6-phosphofructokinase (catalyzes the formation of D-fructose 1,6-bisphosphate from D-fructose 6-phosphate in glycolysis) — translation MKIAVLTGGGDCPGLNGAIKWVTKSALDPKMVAKRSISFEVIGITEGWKGIIEVDPDDQKSCAKYIKPLDEEIVRTWDRYGGTNLGTSRTNPFNPKSDRSGKLIENIKKLGIDVIVAIGGEDTLGVAYKLHKLGIKTVGIPKTIDMDLAGTEYSLGFDTAVNIIMEEIDRLRTTAGSHSRIFVVETMGRSAGWLALRGGESSGSYIVLIPEHPFNMDKVCELLRERQGREIKYSIIVVAEGAKPLGQQEFIKDSQVDDFGHVSMGGIAAYIANQIQKKTGLESRHIILSHLQRGGTPSAHDRLMARWFGIGAVDMIVRGDFGRMVSLQRGEIATAPLEGVIDKLQLVDVKKYYDTERYNGRRTIL, via the coding sequence ATGAAAATAGCGGTATTGACTGGAGGAGGAGATTGTCCCGGATTAAATGGAGCAATCAAATGGGTCACAAAAAGCGCGCTTGATCCCAAAATGGTGGCGAAACGTTCCATATCCTTCGAAGTCATCGGTATTACCGAAGGCTGGAAAGGCATAATAGAGGTTGATCCGGATGATCAAAAAAGCTGCGCGAAGTATATCAAACCTCTCGACGAAGAAATCGTTCGAACTTGGGATCGTTATGGCGGAACAAATCTGGGAACATCGCGAACAAATCCCTTTAATCCGAAAAGTGACCGTTCGGGAAAGTTAATTGAAAACATCAAGAAACTGGGCATTGATGTCATTGTTGCTATCGGTGGGGAAGATACTCTGGGTGTTGCCTATAAGTTACATAAATTGGGCATCAAGACAGTAGGAATACCTAAGACGATAGACATGGATCTCGCGGGTACAGAATATTCTCTGGGCTTTGATACAGCAGTGAATATTATTATGGAGGAAATCGATCGTTTAAGAACTACTGCCGGTTCGCACAGCCGTATTTTTGTTGTGGAGACGATGGGACGCAGTGCGGGCTGGCTTGCTCTGCGCGGCGGTGAGAGCAGCGGATCTTATATTGTCCTGATACCAGAGCATCCTTTCAATATGGATAAAGTATGCGAGCTTTTGCGTGAACGGCAGGGCCGGGAAATAAAATATTCCATCATAGTGGTTGCCGAAGGGGCTAAACCTCTGGGGCAGCAAGAATTTATAAAAGACAGTCAGGTTGATGATTTTGGACATGTTTCGATGGGTGGAATAGCCGCTTATATCGCAAATCAAATTCAAAAGAAAACAGGATTGGAATCACGTCATATCATTTTGAGCCATCTCCAACGGGGCGGGACACCTTCGGCCCATGACCGCCTGATGGCCCGGTGGTTTGGTATTGGTGCCGTTGATATGATTGTCAGGGGTGATTTCGGACGTATGGTAAGTTTGCAGCGCGGAGAAATTGCCACTGCGCCTCTGGAAGGGGTTATCGATAAATTGCAATTAGTTGACGTGAAGAAATATTACGATACCGAAAGATACAACGGAAGGAGAACCATACTTTAA
- a CDS encoding endonuclease, which produces MKQYYVYILASKKNGTLYIGVTGDLVKRIYEHKQNLTDGFTNEYNIHDLVYYEHHKEIEEAILREKQMKKWNRKWKIRLIEEKNFEWKDLYNEIV; this is translated from the coding sequence ATGAAACAATATTATGTTTATATTCTGGCCAGTAAAAAGAATGGAACGTTATATATCGGTGTTACAGGTGATTTAGTAAAAAGGATTTATGAGCATAAACAAAACTTAACCGATGGATTTACTAATGAATACAATATACATGACCTTGTATATTATGAGCATCATAAAGAAATAGAAGAAGCAATATTAAGAGAAAAACAGATGAAGAAGTGGAACAGAAAGTGGAAGATTAGATTAATTGAAGAGAAGAATTTTGAGTGGAAAGATTTGTATAATGAAATAGTGTAA
- the cobA gene encoding uroporphyrinogen-III C-methyltransferase → MKKNKTGKVYIIGAGPGDAGLITLKAIDCLREADVVVYDYLVGKDLLKYAHSDVRFIYAGKQGGAHTLSQWQINDLLVKEAKAGNIVARLKGGDPFIFGRGGEEAEKLAANKISFEIVPGVTSAIAVPAYAGIPLTHRGLTSTVAFVTGHEDPTKEKSDIDWQALSRIGTLVFLMGVKNIEKIVKELKDNGRSPKTPAALIRWGTTPRQEILTGTLANIATRAKECKFAPPAILVVGEVVALRDTLQWFDSKPLFGKGVVITRPEKQADDLAKLLIKEGANPIHFPTIKIVPPPDWRELDAAIKKLEDYDWLIFTSANGVAFFFERLLAKKKDIRDLKGVKICCIGPATAQQVQNKGIKVDLLPEKFISEGILKSFSGKNLKGKKILLARAAKARDVLPEGLKKLGAQVDVVTAYETVNSGKKKSDLEALFKENQVDVITFTSSSTVNNFVKIMGGGFKLSKSVKIACIGPVTAAAAKKAGLSVDIHQEEYTMEGLVSALIGYFGKKPATRKRGKNK, encoded by the coding sequence ATGAAAAAAAATAAAACAGGAAAAGTTTATATCATTGGTGCCGGGCCGGGCGATGCGGGGCTGATTACGCTCAAAGCGATTGACTGCCTGCGTGAAGCAGATGTCGTTGTCTACGATTATCTGGTCGGCAAGGATTTGTTAAAATACGCCCATAGTGATGTCCGCTTCATTTACGCGGGGAAGCAGGGCGGCGCTCATACGTTGTCGCAATGGCAGATCAACGACCTGCTGGTAAAAGAAGCCAAGGCCGGAAACATCGTTGCCCGTTTAAAAGGTGGAGATCCTTTTATTTTCGGCCGCGGCGGGGAAGAAGCGGAAAAACTTGCCGCAAACAAAATATCTTTTGAAATCGTTCCCGGTGTCACTTCAGCAATTGCCGTTCCCGCTTATGCCGGCATTCCGCTCACGCACAGAGGATTAACTTCCACGGTCGCTTTTGTCACCGGACATGAAGACCCGACCAAAGAAAAAAGCGATATCGACTGGCAGGCTTTGTCCCGCATCGGAACTCTTGTTTTTCTGATGGGCGTAAAGAATATCGAAAAGATTGTGAAAGAATTAAAAGACAATGGCCGATCACCAAAAACGCCTGCCGCGCTGATCCGCTGGGGCACGACGCCGAGGCAGGAAATTCTTACCGGGACGCTGGCCAATATAGCCACGCGGGCTAAAGAGTGCAAATTTGCGCCGCCGGCAATTCTTGTTGTCGGCGAAGTAGTTGCTCTGCGCGACACTTTGCAGTGGTTTGATTCCAAGCCGCTCTTCGGCAAAGGTGTGGTCATCACACGGCCGGAAAAACAGGCCGACGATCTGGCAAAACTTCTCATCAAGGAAGGCGCCAATCCTATTCACTTCCCGACAATTAAAATTGTTCCCCCGCCTGACTGGCGCGAATTGGATGCGGCGATAAAAAAACTGGAAGATTACGACTGGCTGATATTCACCAGCGCCAACGGTGTTGCGTTCTTCTTTGAAAGGCTGCTGGCGAAAAAGAAGGACATCCGCGATCTCAAGGGCGTCAAAATTTGCTGTATCGGCCCGGCAACAGCACAACAGGTACAGAACAAAGGAATTAAAGTTGATCTTCTTCCTGAAAAATTTATTTCCGAAGGAATCCTTAAATCTTTCTCCGGTAAAAATCTGAAGGGGAAGAAAATTCTTCTCGCCCGCGCAGCCAAGGCGCGCGATGTTTTGCCGGAAGGACTGAAAAAACTGGGGGCGCAGGTTGATGTTGTCACCGCCTACGAAACAGTCAATTCGGGGAAGAAAAAAAGCGATCTGGAAGCATTATTCAAAGAAAATCAGGTGGATGTGATTACCTTTACCAGTTCGTCCACTGTGAATAATTTCGTTAAAATTATGGGAGGCGGTTTTAAACTGTCCAAGAGTGTCAAAATCGCCTGCATCGGGCCGGTTACCGCAGCGGCGGCCAAAAAGGCGGGATTATCGGTTGATATTCATCAGGAAGAATATACGATGGAAGGGCTGGTTTCGGCCTTGATTGGTTACTTCGGGAAAAAACCGGCCACACGGAAACGAGGTAAAAATAAATGA
- a CDS encoding Lrp/AsnC family transcriptional regulator — translation MDEIDKKILNILQKEFPLEEQPFLIVGERCGISEAETISRVLKMKEEGIIRRIGAVFDGAKLGRVSTLCAARVPEEKIDSFVAVVNADKNVTHNYRRDNEYNIWFTFSAADAKELEIFLKEVKEKTGVTDILDMRAVRTFKINASFDL, via the coding sequence ATGGATGAGATAGATAAAAAGATACTAAACATTCTGCAGAAGGAATTTCCGCTGGAGGAACAGCCTTTTTTAATTGTTGGTGAGCGGTGCGGCATCAGTGAAGCTGAAACAATCAGCCGCGTTCTGAAGATGAAAGAAGAGGGAATCATCCGGAGGATCGGCGCTGTGTTTGATGGCGCGAAGCTAGGACGTGTCAGCACGCTTTGCGCTGCGCGTGTTCCTGAAGAAAAGATAGATAGCTTCGTTGCAGTTGTGAATGCCGATAAAAATGTCACGCATAATTACCGGCGTGATAACGAATACAACATCTGGTTTACCTTCAGCGCCGCAGATGCTAAGGAGTTAGAAATATTTCTAAAAGAAGTAAAAGAAAAAACCGGTGTCACGGATATTCTGGATATGCGGGCGGTAAGAACGTTTAAGATAAATGCCTCCTTCGATTTATAA
- a CDS encoding porphobilinogen synthase — MQFPEYRARRLRKNENFRRLIRETKLSVDDLVYPLFAVPGKSVKKPITSMPGQFQLSVDYIAKEAQKAHELGILAVLLFGIPAKKDEMATGAFAKDGIVQQAVKRIKNEVPDILVITDVCLCEYTSHGHCGMLEKDDVQNDATLEVLAETALSQARAGADMVAPSAMMDGQVTAIREALDENAFENIPIMAYAAKYASSFYGPFREAAESAPQFGDRKSYQMDPANADEAIREMSLDVGEGADIIMVKPALAYLDIICRAKQEFDLPIAAYNVSGEYSMIKAAAQLGWIDEEKAMVESLTSIKRAGADIIITYFAPEIAKLLNK; from the coding sequence ATGCAATTTCCGGAATATCGTGCCCGCAGGTTGAGAAAAAATGAAAACTTCCGGCGTTTGATACGTGAAACAAAACTAAGCGTTGATGATCTGGTCTATCCGCTGTTTGCGGTGCCCGGCAAGAGCGTTAAAAAGCCAATTACATCCATGCCCGGCCAATTTCAGTTGTCGGTAGATTATATTGCTAAAGAGGCGCAAAAAGCACACGAACTGGGAATTCTCGCCGTCCTGCTGTTTGGTATTCCGGCAAAAAAAGATGAGATGGCCACAGGAGCCTTTGCTAAGGACGGCATTGTCCAGCAAGCCGTCAAACGCATAAAAAATGAAGTGCCCGACATTCTCGTGATTACGGATGTCTGCCTGTGTGAATACACCAGCCACGGTCATTGCGGCATGCTGGAAAAAGACGACGTACAGAACGACGCGACGCTGGAAGTGCTGGCAGAAACCGCTCTTTCACAGGCGCGAGCCGGAGCAGATATGGTAGCGCCGTCGGCGATGATGGATGGGCAAGTGACAGCTATCCGCGAGGCTCTTGATGAAAATGCGTTTGAAAATATACCCATAATGGCTTATGCGGCAAAATACGCGTCATCGTTTTACGGGCCTTTTCGCGAGGCCGCCGAGAGTGCGCCGCAATTCGGCGACAGAAAATCTTATCAGATGGATCCGGCCAACGCCGACGAAGCGATAAGAGAAATGTCGCTGGATGTAGGTGAGGGAGCGGATATCATCATGGTGAAACCGGCGCTGGCTTATCTGGACATCATCTGCCGCGCCAAGCAGGAATTCGATCTGCCGATAGCGGCGTATAATGTCAGTGGAGAGTATTCGATGATCAAAGCTGCTGCCCAACTGGGCTGGATCGATGAAGAAAAAGCTATGGTCGAGTCACTGACATCTATCAAACGCGCCGGTGCTGATATCATCATCACTTATTTCGCTCCGGAGATAGCTAAACTGCTGAACAAATAA
- a CDS encoding hydroxymethylbilane synthase has translation MKIGTRGSKLALTQTNFVAEKLKKAIPGAEIEICVIKTSGDIMQDVSLLTIGGQGVFVKELEEALLSNKIDLAVHSMKDVPGETPEDLMFVAILHREDVRDVLVSRNNIKMEFLPKGAKIGTGSQRRGAQIKSMMPDVNIVPLRGNLDTRLKKIETENLTGIILAAAGMKRMGLAEKITQFLPVETMLPAVGQGALGLQIRKSDTELAKACVALNDATTAAEVTAERSFLRALGGGCRLPIAALGKLDGQMLTLEGMLAAPNGSTMIREKISGAKEDAEEMGKKLAEIILEKGGRRLLDLMC, from the coding sequence TTGAAAATAGGCACACGCGGAAGCAAACTGGCATTGACGCAGACAAATTTTGTTGCTGAAAAATTGAAGAAAGCAATACCTGGTGCGGAAATTGAGATATGCGTCATTAAAACAAGCGGCGACATCATGCAGGATGTGTCACTTCTGACCATAGGCGGCCAGGGTGTTTTCGTGAAGGAACTTGAAGAAGCTCTGCTTTCCAATAAGATCGATCTGGCGGTGCACAGCATGAAGGATGTTCCGGGAGAAACGCCGGAGGATCTGATGTTTGTGGCCATCCTGCATCGAGAAGACGTGCGCGATGTTCTGGTTTCGCGCAACAACATCAAAATGGAATTTCTGCCCAAAGGAGCAAAAATCGGCACCGGCTCTCAGCGACGCGGTGCGCAGATTAAATCCATGATGCCGGATGTCAACATTGTACCTCTACGCGGCAACCTCGACACGCGGCTGAAAAAAATAGAAACGGAAAATCTAACCGGCATTATTCTGGCGGCGGCAGGCATGAAGCGCATGGGATTGGCCGAAAAAATCACTCAGTTCTTGCCGGTGGAAACGATGCTTCCCGCAGTTGGCCAGGGCGCGCTGGGGTTGCAGATTCGCAAATCTGATACCGAACTTGCGAAAGCCTGCGTGGCGCTGAATGATGCGACAACCGCGGCGGAGGTTACCGCCGAGCGTTCTTTTCTGCGGGCGCTGGGCGGCGGATGCCGTTTGCCCATCGCGGCTCTGGGAAAACTGGATGGTCAGATGCTAACGCTTGAAGGCATGCTTGCCGCGCCCAACGGTTCCACAATGATTCGCGAGAAAATAAGCGGTGCCAAAGAAGACGCGGAAGAAATGGGGAAAAAGCTGGCGGAAATCATCTTAGAAAAAGGCGGCAGGAGACTTTTGGATTTGATGTGCTGA
- the ahbD gene encoding heme b synthase: MKQIKPRFTQLAKNLRANQTDAEKILWKYLKSKQLSNTKFRRQQPIGDYIVDFVSFDQKLIIELDGGQHAEDKSGDKERDNWFSKEGYKVLRFWNNDVLRNNEGVLETIMGKISPSPNPSPQGRGNNSSQSLANKPRMIAWEVTRSCNLNCAHCRAAASCGPYSGELSTAKCFKLIDEIAAVSSPVIILTGGEPLLRPDIFEIAAYGTNKGLRMVMATNGTLVTPAVAQKMIKSGIKRVSISIDGKDAHSHDAFRQEKGAFAGAMAGIEALKNAGMEFQINTTITSTNLDQIKDILELTKNIGAAAHHIFLLVPTGRGKELAGQAITAADYEETLMWFHQESINCEIQLKATCAPHYFRIMHQNKPKGERPVKKAGGHFHESTRGCLGGITFCFISHVGQVQPCGYLELDCGNVKKKSFANIWEKSEVFLNLRDYSKYGGKCGYCEFIKVCGGCRARAYEATGDYLAEEPLCLYQPKK, encoded by the coding sequence TTGAAACAAATCAAACCTAGATTTACTCAGTTAGCCAAAAATTTAAGAGCAAACCAGACCGACGCAGAAAAAATATTATGGAAATATTTAAAATCAAAACAACTGTCGAATACGAAATTCAGAAGGCAGCAACCCATTGGTGATTATATTGTTGATTTTGTTTCCTTTGATCAAAAACTGATTATCGAGTTAGATGGCGGACAACACGCTGAAGATAAAAGCGGGGATAAGGAAAGAGATAACTGGTTTAGCAAAGAGGGTTACAAAGTATTAAGATTTTGGAATAATGATGTTTTAAGAAATAATGAAGGTGTTTTGGAAACAATTATGGGAAAAATTTCACCCTCCCCTAACCCCTCCCCTCAAGGGAGGGGAAATAATAGCTCTCAAAGTTTGGCAAACAAACCCCGCATGATCGCGTGGGAAGTGACGCGCAGCTGCAATTTAAACTGCGCTCATTGCCGGGCTGCGGCCAGCTGCGGGCCTTATTCGGGGGAACTTTCCACAGCTAAGTGCTTCAAGCTTATTGATGAAATTGCCGCAGTATCCTCGCCCGTAATTATTCTTACCGGCGGCGAGCCTCTTTTGCGACCGGACATTTTTGAAATCGCCGCTTACGGAACAAACAAGGGACTGCGCATGGTGATGGCAACAAACGGCACGCTTGTTACACCAGCAGTTGCGCAGAAAATGATTAAGAGCGGCATTAAAAGAGTCAGTATCAGCATTGACGGCAAGGACGCGCACAGCCATGACGCGTTTCGTCAGGAGAAAGGGGCATTTGCCGGAGCGATGGCAGGAATTGAAGCGCTCAAAAATGCCGGGATGGAATTTCAAATCAACACTACGATTACATCAACCAATCTTGATCAGATTAAAGATATTCTGGAATTAACAAAGAATATCGGTGCGGCAGCACATCATATTTTTCTTTTAGTGCCCACAGGTCGTGGCAAAGAACTTGCGGGTCAGGCTATTACAGCTGCCGATTATGAAGAGACGCTGATGTGGTTTCATCAGGAAAGTATAAATTGCGAAATTCAACTCAAGGCCACCTGCGCTCCGCATTACTTCCGCATCATGCATCAGAACAAACCAAAAGGCGAAAGGCCGGTGAAGAAAGCGGGCGGCCACTTTCACGAATCGACCAGAGGCTGTTTGGGTGGCATCACGTTTTGTTTTATTTCCCACGTTGGACAGGTTCAGCCCTGTGGTTATCTGGAACTGGATTGCGGCAATGTGAAGAAAAAGAGCTTTGCCAATATTTGGGAAAAATCGGAAGTGTTTCTCAACCTGCGCGATTACAGCAAGTACGGCGGCAAATGCGGATACTGTGAGTTCATCAAGGTTTGCGGCGGTTGTCGCGCGCGGGCGTATGAGGCGACGGGGGATTACTTGGCAGAAGAACCGTTGTGCTTGTATCAACCTAAAAAGTAA
- a CDS encoding siroheme synthase: MVTESKTLKYYPIFLDIKDKKCVIVGGGEVALRKAERLLDCGAKVLVISPKLSPELATLKDKKLISHIAAQYSGDLIDKAALIIGATDDEKTNAKISQDARSKGIPVNIVDDPKKCDFILPSIVQRGDLAITIGTGGKSPALARHLREELEEKYGSEYEIFLNILGGLRVKMEKNAGVGKDWFKSLLAEGILDLIKNKNMKKVKETVKKITGEDVEVEFN, encoded by the coding sequence ATGGTTACAGAGAGTAAAACCTTGAAGTATTATCCGATTTTTTTGGACATTAAAGATAAAAAATGCGTTATTGTCGGCGGTGGTGAAGTTGCCTTAAGAAAAGCAGAGAGGCTCCTTGATTGCGGCGCGAAAGTTTTGGTCATCAGCCCGAAACTTTCGCCTGAACTTGCCACACTCAAAGATAAGAAATTGATTTCCCATATTGCCGCCCAATATTCGGGCGATTTAATTGATAAGGCCGCTTTGATTATAGGGGCAACCGACGACGAAAAAACCAACGCCAAAATATCGCAAGATGCCCGCAGCAAAGGCATACCGGTAAATATTGTTGACGATCCCAAGAAATGCGATTTTATTCTACCCTCTATTGTGCAGAGAGGCGATCTGGCCATCACGATAGGCACCGGCGGAAAAAGCCCGGCTTTAGCCCGCCATCTGCGGGAAGAGCTGGAAGAAAAATACGGTTCCGAGTATGAAATCTTTCTGAATATTCTGGGAGGATTACGCGTCAAGATGGAAAAAAACGCCGGAGTCGGTAAGGATTGGTTTAAATCATTGCTGGCGGAAGGCATTCTGGATTTAATAAAAAACAAGAACATGAAAAAAGTGAAGGAAACTGTAAAAAAAATAACCGGGGAGGATGTCGAAGTTGAATTTAATTGA
- a CDS encoding endonuclease: MIKQPAVYILASKKNGTLYTGVTSDLVKRIWEHKNDLVEGFTRRYKVHNLVWYELHDDIDAAIEHEKNVKEWKRAWNVRLLEKDNPNWNDLYDSIL; encoded by the coding sequence ATGATTAAACAACCTGCTGTATATATCTTGGCAAGTAAGAAAAATGGTACTCTTTATACGGGAGTTACTTCCGATCTGGTTAAAAGAATATGGGAACATAAGAACGACCTGGTTGAAGGATTTACTAGAAGATACAAAGTTCATAATCTTGTCTGGTATGAACTGCATGATGATATAGATGCTGCTATTGAGCATGAAAAGAATGTGAAAGAATGGAAAAGAGCTTGGAATGTCAGGCTACTTGAAAAAGATAATCCTAATTGGAATGATTTATATGATTCAATTTTATAA
- the ahbC gene encoding 12,18-didecarboxysiroheme deacetylase: MIGISKLYCGAVEPSDVLRYNRKSGDLPSHLLQFSSDKKPVVVWNMTRRCNLKCIHCYSNSADIDYPDELTTEEGKKLIDDLAAFGSPVILFSGGEPLIRKDLLELAQYATNKGMRAVISTNGTLITKEIAAKLQKIGLSYVGVSLDGLEKTHDRFRGKKGAFAAAIEGIRNCRDAGIKVGIRFTVNKHNMADVPDMFELLRKEKIERMCFYHLVYTGRGSKLREEDLTHEETRRLIDLIAAQTKKMFDDGLSPEILTVDNHADGPYLYLKMKEENPERAKEILKLLEMNEGNSSGLGIGCVSWDGEVYPDQFWRNQSLGNVRQRPFSEIWTDEKNEFLMKMKDKKRHVQGRCAGCLWLNVCGGNFRARAESAGELWGPDPACYLTDEEIKGED; the protein is encoded by the coding sequence ATGATAGGAATTTCCAAATTATATTGCGGAGCCGTGGAACCGTCCGATGTCCTGCGCTACAACCGGAAATCGGGTGATTTGCCTTCGCATCTTCTGCAATTTTCATCCGACAAAAAACCGGTGGTTGTCTGGAACATGACCCGCCGCTGTAATTTAAAATGTATTCACTGCTATTCCAATTCCGCCGATATCGATTATCCCGACGAACTGACCACAGAGGAAGGCAAAAAACTCATTGATGATCTGGCAGCGTTTGGCTCTCCGGTGATTCTTTTTTCCGGCGGCGAACCGCTGATCCGCAAAGATTTACTGGAACTGGCGCAGTACGCGACGAATAAAGGAATGCGCGCGGTCATTTCCACCAACGGCACGCTCATCACCAAAGAGATTGCGGCCAAACTGCAGAAAATCGGCCTTTCTTACGTAGGAGTAAGTCTTGACGGCCTGGAAAAAACGCACGACCGCTTCCGTGGGAAGAAGGGCGCCTTTGCCGCGGCCATCGAAGGAATCCGCAATTGTCGCGACGCGGGAATTAAGGTTGGTATCCGTTTTACGGTCAATAAACATAATATGGCCGACGTGCCGGATATGTTCGAACTGCTGAGAAAAGAAAAGATTGAAAGGATGTGTTTTTATCATCTGGTTTACACCGGCCGCGGCTCCAAACTGCGAGAAGAAGATTTAACGCATGAAGAAACCCGCCGCTTAATTGATTTGATAGCCGCCCAAACCAAAAAGATGTTCGACGATGGCCTGTCTCCAGAAATTCTAACGGTGGATAATCATGCCGACGGTCCATATCTGTATCTGAAAATGAAAGAAGAAAATCCGGAGCGCGCGAAGGAAATTCTTAAACTGTTGGAGATGAACGAGGGCAACAGCTCAGGCCTTGGTATTGGCTGTGTCAGTTGGGACGGCGAGGTTTATCCCGATCAGTTCTGGCGCAATCAATCTTTGGGAAATGTCCGGCAGCGGCCTTTCAGCGAAATCTGGACGGATGAAAAAAATGAATTTTTGATGAAAATGAAAGATAAAAAGAGACATGTCCAGGGGCGGTGCGCGGGATGTCTGTGGCTCAATGTCTGCGGCGGCAATTTCCGCGCCCGGGCGGAATCGGCAGGAGAGCTCTGGGGGCCTGATCCCGCCTGTTATCTGACAGATGAAGAAATTAAAGGGGAGGACTAA